From Phycodurus eques isolate BA_2022a chromosome 13, UOR_Pequ_1.1, whole genome shotgun sequence, a single genomic window includes:
- the LOC133411918 gene encoding aquaporin-1-like isoform X1 gives MREFKSKAFWRAVLAELVGMTLFIFLSIAAAIGKPGDPGQEVKVSLAFGLAIATLAQSLGHISGAHLNPAVTLGMLASCQISVFRAVMYVVAQLLGSALASGILYGARPAATDELGLNKLSGITPSQGVGIELLATFQLVLCVIAVTDKRRRDITGSAPLAIGLSVCLGHLAAISYTGCGINPARTFGPALILNDFSNHWVYWVGPMCGGVAAALVYDFLLSPKFDNFPERIRVLVSGPVDDYDVNGGNDASTVEMATK, from the exons ATGAGGGAGTTCAAGAGCAAGGCGTTCTGGAGGGCCGTCCTGGCCGAGCTGGTGGGCATGACCCTCTTCATCTTCCTCAGCATCGCGGCGGCCATCGGCAAGCCCGGCGATCCGGGTCAGGAGGTCAAGGTGTCGCTAGCCTTCGGGCTGGCCATCGCCACGCTGGCGCAGAGCCTGGGCCACATCAGCGGCGCCCACCTCAACCCGGCCGTCACGCTGGGCATGCTCGCCAGCTGCCAGATCAGCGTGTTCCGGGCCGTCATGTACGTCGTGGCCCAGCTGCTGGGCTCGGCCCTCGCCAGTGGCATTCTGTACGGAGCCCGGCCCGCCGCCACTGACGAGCTGGGCCTCAATAAG ctgAGCGGCATCACCCCCAGCCAAGGCGTGGGCATCGAGCTACTGGCAACCTTCCAGCTGGTGCTGTGTGTCATCGCCGTGACTGATAAAAGGCGACGCGACATCACCGGCTCGGCGCCATTGGCCATCGGACTCTCCGTGTGCCTGGGACACTTGGCGGCG ATCAGCTACACCGGCTGCGGAATCAATCCCGCGCGCACCTTCGGTCCAGCTTTAATCCTGAACGACTTCAGCAACCACTGG GTGTACTGGGTGGGGCCCATGTGCGGCGGCGTGGCGGCGGCCCTCGTGTACGACTTCCTCTTGTCGCCCAAGTTTGACAACTTCCCCGAACGCATCCGGGTGCTGGTGAGTGGCCCCGTGGACGACTACGACGTTAACGGCGGCAACGACGCCTCCACCGTGGAGATGGCAACGAAATAG
- the thoc1 gene encoding THO complex subunit 1, whose translation MAPPLFDFVEAKDKLTESAKRSLGDKSSKAIINAFHHILGNETEKKTTLDQAFRGVLGEQIVASSCEDYLSLIYMSIDAVTEGICSATTPFVLLGDVLDSLPLDQCDNIFSFVEENVSTWKSNSFYTAGKNYLLRMCNDLLRRLSKSQNTVFCGRIQLFLARLFPLSEKSGLNLQSQFNLDNVTVFNKNEDESTFGLKHTEEKEDGMEVEEGEMGEDEAPASCSIPIDYNLYRKFWTLQDYFRNPVQCYDKVSWMTFLKYSDETLAVFKSFKLDDNQASKRKLEELRASSGEHVYFAKFLTSEKLMDLQLSDSNFRRHILLQYLILFQYLKGQVKFKSSSCLLNDDQAAWIEETTKLVYQLLREIPPDGDKFATMVERILNTEENWIAWKNEGCPSFVKERPSDDKPRRPTRKRAAPEDFLGKGPDRKIFMGNDELTRLWNLNLDNTEACKSDSREFMPSLDEFFAEAIEQADPVNMVEEDYKVVRNPNYGWRALRLLSRRSPHFFQPTNQKFNSLADYLDSMVSKLAKELPKDIPSEEIKTGEEDDDENGDNLLKDGNDSPSMPSKVSNQQMDDVAAKLGSRWKSLASHLEMRAAELREIEAESEDADIRAKLLLVTWQDREGAQATVESLVAALNAAGFAKMADELSEA comes from the exons ATGGCGCCTCCCTTGTTTGATTTTGTCGAGGCTAAAGACAAGCTTACG GAATCCGCCAAGCGATCGCTGGGCGACAAAAGCAGCAAAGCAATAATAAACGCTTTCCATCACATCCTCGGAAA TGAGACTGAAAAGAAGACCACACTGGACCAAGCTTTTCGGGGGGTTCTCGGGGAGCAGATC GTGGCGTCGAGCTGTGAGGACTACCTGTCTCTTATCTACATGAGCATAGACGCAGTCACTGAAG GGATCTGCTCCGCCACGACGCCTTTCGTGCTGCTGGGGGACGTGCTGGACAGTCTGCCTCTGGACCAGTGTGACAACATCTTCTCCTTTGTGGAGGAGAACGTCTCCACGTGGAAATCT AACTCATTCTACACTGCTGGCAAGAACTACCTGTTGAGGATGTGTAACG ATCTTCTACGGCGTCTGTCCAAGTCTCAGAACACGGTTTTCTGTGGACGGATCCAACTCTTCTTGGCTCGTCTCTTCCCGCTGTCGGAAAAATCTG GTCTGAATCTCCAGAGTCAGTTCAACCTGGACAACGTCACAGTGTTCaacaaaaatgaagatgaaAGCACTTTTGGACTTAAG CACACGGAGGAGAAGGAAGACGGCATGGAGGTGGAGGAAGGGGAGATGGGCGAAGACGAAGCGCCCGCGTCGTG CTCCATCCCCATCGACTACAACCTGTACAGAAAGTTCTGGACGCTGCAGGACTACTTCAGGAACCCGGTGCAGTGCTACGACAAAGTGTCCTGGATGACCTTCCTCAAG TACTCGGACGAGACGCTGGCCGTCTTCAAGAGCTTCAAGCTGGATGACAACCAGGCGTCCAAGAGGAAGCTGGAGGAGCTGCGGGCCTCCAGCGGGGAGCACGTCTACTTTGCCAAGTTCCTCACCAGCGAGAAG CTGATGGACCTGCAGCTGAGCGACAGCAACTTCCGCCGTCACATTCTGCTGCAGTATTTGATCCTCTTCCAGTACCTCAAAGGACAAGTCAAATTCAAAAG CTCCAGCTGCCTGCTGAACGACGACCAGGCTGCGTGGATCGAGGAAACCACGAAGCTAGTTTACCAG CTTCTCAGAGAGATTCCTCCAGACGGGGACAAGTTCGCCACCATGGTCGAA CGTATCCTCAACACCGAGGAAAACTGGATCGCTTGGAAAAACGAGGGTTGTCCGAGCTTCGTGAAAGAACG GCCGTCCGACGACAAACCCAGACGGCCCACCAGGAAGCGAGCGGCTCCAGAAGACTTCCTGGGAAAAGGGCCAGACAGAAAGATCTTCATGGGAAA CGACGAGCTGACTCGCCTGTGGAACTTAAACCTGGACAACACTGAAGCCTGCAAGTCAGACAGCAG GGAGTTCATGCCCTCGCTGGATGAATTCTTCGCCGAAGCCATTGAGCAGGCTGACCCCGTCAACATGGTGGAGGAAGATTACAA GGTTGTTCGGAACCCAAACTACGGCTGGCGAGCGTTACGACTGCTCTCCAGAAGAAGTCCGCACTTCTTTCAGCCCACCAACCAGAAGTTCAATAGCCTGGCCGACTACTTGGACAGCATGGTCAGCAAGCTGGCCAAGGAGCTACCT AAGGACATCCCCTCGGAGGAGATCAAGACGGgcgaggaggacgacgacgaaaATGGAGACAATCTGCTCAAAGACGGCAACGACA GCCCGAGCATGCCGAGCAAGGTGAGCAACCAGCAGATGGACGACGTGGCGGCCAAGCTGGGCAGCCGCTGGAAGTCGCTGGCCTCGCACTTGGAGATGCGGGCGGCCGAACTACGCGAGATCGAGGCCGAGAGCGAGGACGCCGACATCCGGGCCAAGCTGCTGCTGGTCACCTGGCAGGACCGGGAAGGGGCGCAGGCCACTGTGGAGAGCCTGGTGGCAGCCCTCAACGCCGCCGGCTTTGCCAAAATGGCAGACGAACTTAGTGAAGCTTGA
- the usp14 gene encoding ubiquitin carboxyl-terminal hydrolase 14, with protein MPVFSVNVKWGKEKFDAVELNTEEPPMVFKAQLFALTGVQPDRQKVMVKGGTLKDDEWGNIKLKNGMTLLMMGSAEALPEEPAVRPMFVEDMTDEQLASAMDVPCGLTNLGNTCYMNATVQCLRSVPELKTALRKYSGALRSSGPNASSQYITAALRDLYETMEKTSSSLPPIILLQFLHMAFPQFAEKGDQGQYLQQDANECWLQMMRVLQQKLEPLEPETPMETDTEGGAASASPKKNFIDQYFGVEFETTMKCTESEDEEPVKGKESQLQLSCFINQEVKYLATGLRLRLQEEITKMSTSLDRNALYIKSSKLSRLPAYLTVQMVRFYYKEKESVNAKVLKDVKFPLMLDVYELCTAELQENMLAIRSKFKEVDDNKLEKQQEKVTKKEDSAKEVKYEPFSFPDDVGSNNSGYYDLQAVLTHQGRSSSSGHYVGWVKRKEDEWVKFDDDKVSVVSPEDILRLSGGGDWHIAYVLLYGPRRLELLEDKEEQ; from the exons ATGCCGGTGTTTTCAG TCAATGTGAAATGGGGCAAAGAGAAGTTTGACGCTGTGGAGCTGAACACCGAGGAGCCTCCCATGGTGTTCAAGGCTCAGCTTTTTGCCTTGACAGGAGTGCAGCCCGACAGACAGAAGGTGATGGTGAAGGGAGGCACCCTCAAG GATGACGAGTGGGGGAAcataaaactgaaaaat GGAATGACACTGTTGATGATGGGATCAGCGGAGGCTCTGCCCGAGGAGCCTGCTGTCAGACCCATGTTTGTAGAAGACATGACTGATGAGCAGCTGGCCTCAGCT ATGGACGTTCCCTGCGGGCTGACCAATCTGGGCAACACCTGCTACATGAACGCCACCGTGCAGTGTCTGCGCTCTGTGCCCGAGCTCAAAACTGCACTCAGAAA GTATTCGGGTGCGCTGCGATCTTCAGGGCCCAACGCGTCGTCACAGTACATAACAGCAG CTCTGCGTGACTTGTACGAGACCATGGAAAAGACCTCGTCCAGCCTGCCTCCCATCATCCTGCTGCAGTTCCTCCACATGGCCTTCCCACAGTTTGCCGAGAAGGGAGATCAGGGGCAGTACCTCCAGCAG GATGCTAACGAATGCTGGCTGCAGATGATGAGAGTTCTTCAGCAGAAGCTGGAGCCACTAGAACCAGAGACTCCCATGGAG ACCGACACTGAGGGCGGCGCTGCTTCTGCATCCCCAAAGAAGAACTTCATTGACCAGTATTTTGGCGTAGAGTTTGAAACTAC CATGAAATGCACAGAGTCCGAGGATGAGGAGCCAGTCAAAGGAAAAGAAAGTCAGCTCCAGCTCAGCTGCTTCATCAATCAGGAAGTCAAGTATCTGGCCACCGGACTGAGGCTG AGACTTCAGGAAGAAATCACCAAAATGTCAACTAGCTTGGATAGAAATGCTCTGTACATCAAATCT TCAAAGCTGAGTCGTCTCCCCGCCTACCTGACTGTGCAGATGGTTCGCTTCTACTACAAGGAGAAAGAGTCTGTGAATGCCAAAGTGCTGAAG GACGTGAAGTTCCCCCTGATGCTGGACGTGTATGAGCTATGCACGGCCGAGTTGCAGGAGAACATGCTGGCCATCAGGTCAAAGTTCAAGGAGGTGGATGACAACAAGCTGGAGAAGCAGCAGGAGAAG GTGACAAAGAAAGAAGACTCAGCCAAGGAGGTGAAATACGAGCCCTTCTCCTTCCCTGATG ACGTGGGCTCCAACAACAGCGGCTACTACGACCTGCAGGCGGTGCTGACGCATCAAGGCCGCTCCAGTTCGTCGGGTCACTACGTGGGCTGGGTCAAGAGGAAAGAAG ACGAGTGGGTGAAGTTCGACGACGACAAAGTGAGCGTGGTGTCGCCGGAGGACATCCTGCGGTTGTCGGGCGGCGGCGACTGGCACATTGCGTATGTTCTACTCTACGGCCCCCGGAGGTTGGAGCTACTCGAAGATAAGGAGGAACAGTAG
- the LOC133411918 gene encoding aquaporin-1-like isoform X2, with protein sequence MREFKSKAFWRAVLAELVGMTLFIFLSIAAAIGKPGDPGQEVKVSLAFGLAIATLAQSLGHISGAHLNPAVTLGMLASCQISVFRAVMYVVAQLLGSALASGILYGARPAATDELGLNKLSGITPSQGVGIELLATFQLVLCVIAVTDKRRRDITGSAPLAIGLSVCLGHLAAISYTGCGINPARTFGPALILNDFSNHWNRPELSH encoded by the exons ATGAGGGAGTTCAAGAGCAAGGCGTTCTGGAGGGCCGTCCTGGCCGAGCTGGTGGGCATGACCCTCTTCATCTTCCTCAGCATCGCGGCGGCCATCGGCAAGCCCGGCGATCCGGGTCAGGAGGTCAAGGTGTCGCTAGCCTTCGGGCTGGCCATCGCCACGCTGGCGCAGAGCCTGGGCCACATCAGCGGCGCCCACCTCAACCCGGCCGTCACGCTGGGCATGCTCGCCAGCTGCCAGATCAGCGTGTTCCGGGCCGTCATGTACGTCGTGGCCCAGCTGCTGGGCTCGGCCCTCGCCAGTGGCATTCTGTACGGAGCCCGGCCCGCCGCCACTGACGAGCTGGGCCTCAATAAG ctgAGCGGCATCACCCCCAGCCAAGGCGTGGGCATCGAGCTACTGGCAACCTTCCAGCTGGTGCTGTGTGTCATCGCCGTGACTGATAAAAGGCGACGCGACATCACCGGCTCGGCGCCATTGGCCATCGGACTCTCCGTGTGCCTGGGACACTTGGCGGCG ATCAGCTACACCGGCTGCGGAATCAATCCCGCGCGCACCTTCGGTCCAGCTTTAATCCTGAACGACTTCAGCAACCACTGG AATCGACCTGAGTTAAGCCACTGA